The sequence below is a genomic window from Leptolyngbya sp. SIO1E4.
TCGAGTGCTGCCAAGTCACGCACGTTAATAATGGTAAACACCTTGCGGTTAATGACAGGAAAGTGCTTCAACTTTGGGATGCGGCGATAGAGAGGCAGTTGTCCTCCTTCAAATCCAGGTCGAGTCCCTCGCCCAGAGCGAGATTTTTGACCCCGCATACCAAACCCGCAGCTAGCGCCCTGACCCGCTGCAATACCCCGGCCTACCCGCCGCCGTCGCTGCTTTGAGCCTGCCTTGGGTCGAGCATCACTAAGTCTCATGACGTGCTCCTTAAACAACAATACAAAAACGCTTATGCGTACAGCTTCTCAACAGGAATGCCCCGTTCTTCAGCCACCTCGGCAAAGGTGCGCAGCAATGCTAATGCATCGGCTGCTGCACGGGCATTACTGAGCGGGTTATTAGATCCGAGCTGCTTTGCTAAGACATTTCGCACCCCTGCTAGCTCAAGCACCGTGCGCACAGCCCCACCTGCAATTACCCCAGTACCTGGAGCAGCGGGCCGCAT
It includes:
- a CDS encoding 50S ribosomal protein L15 — encoded protein: MRLSDARPKAGSKQRRRRVGRGIAAGQGASCGFGMRGQKSRSGRGTRPGFEGGQLPLYRRIPKLKHFPVINRKVFTIINVRDLAALDANTEVTLASLIEVGIITTDDGPLKVLGDGELSVALTVKAAAFTKSAREKIEAAGGTCEILA